A genome region from Syntrophaceae bacterium includes the following:
- a CDS encoding molybdenum cofactor guanylyltransferase → MQELTGIILAGGRASRMGGINKAFLEVGGERLIDRTLGVYRTLFSEIVISTNTPLDYLEFDARIVTDIFRDRGPLGGIHAGLLHATCGQAFVSACDMPHLNGEFIRYMIEQAQGYDLVVPVTPNGFESLHAVYSRACLPVIESQIERGELKVSLLFRKFRTREIRVEEIRRFDPEGRLFANLNRPGDLEAHSPAK, encoded by the coding sequence TTGCAGGAACTGACCGGCATCATTCTCGCCGGAGGCAGGGCGAGCCGCATGGGAGGCATCAACAAGGCCTTCCTCGAGGTCGGGGGCGAGCGTCTCATCGACCGGACCCTTGGGGTGTACCGCACGCTCTTCTCCGAGATCGTGATCTCCACGAACACCCCGCTCGACTACCTGGAGTTCGACGCCCGGATCGTCACCGACATCTTCCGCGACAGGGGGCCCCTGGGGGGCATCCACGCGGGGCTCCTCCACGCGACCTGCGGTCAGGCCTTCGTCTCGGCCTGCGATATGCCCCACCTGAACGGGGAATTCATCCGGTACATGATCGAACAGGCACAGGGCTACGACCTGGTGGTCCCCGTCACCCCCAACGGTTTCGAGTCGCTCCACGCGGTCTATTCCCGCGCGTGCCTCCCCGTCATCGAATCGCAGATCGAGAGGGGCGAGCTCAAGGTGTCCCTGCTGTTTCGGAAATTCAGGACCCGGGAAATCCGCGTCGAGGAAATCCGCCGGTTCGACCCCGAGGGGAGGCTGTTCGCCAATCTCAATCGCCCCGGCGACCTGGAGGCGCATTCGCCCGCGAAATAA
- a CDS encoding MTAP family purine nucleoside phosphorylase, whose translation MAPIGIISGTVLHGTSAFRGLRKEHVVNEFGRVTVWVSREIAHIARHGHEPGEYVLPHRIQHQANLAALKALGIRDVVGVNSTGSLKKDLPPGSIVVPDDFILLAGTPTVFADRPVHITPDLSEDVRRRLIEAAAACGIPVVERGVYWQTQGPRLETRAEIRMMAAYADIVGMTMAAEAIVAKELGLAYAALCSVDNYGNGVVETPLTMETILEGAKRNRETMLTIVGKFIERSRA comes from the coding sequence ATGGCGCCCATCGGCATCATCTCCGGGACGGTCCTGCACGGGACGAGCGCCTTCCGGGGGCTCCGGAAGGAGCACGTGGTCAACGAGTTCGGGCGGGTCACCGTCTGGGTATCCCGGGAAATCGCCCACATCGCGCGCCACGGCCACGAGCCCGGCGAGTACGTCCTGCCGCACCGCATCCAACACCAGGCAAACCTCGCGGCCCTCAAGGCCCTCGGCATCCGCGACGTCGTCGGCGTCAATTCGACGGGATCCCTGAAGAAGGACCTGCCGCCCGGCTCCATCGTCGTGCCCGACGATTTCATCCTGCTGGCCGGCACGCCCACGGTCTTTGCCGACCGGCCCGTCCACATCACGCCCGATCTCTCGGAGGACGTGCGGCGCCGGCTCATCGAGGCCGCAGCCGCCTGCGGGATCCCCGTCGTGGAGCGCGGCGTCTACTGGCAGACCCAGGGCCCGAGGCTCGAGACCCGGGCCGAGATCCGCATGATGGCCGCCTACGCCGACATCGTGGGGATGACCATGGCCGCCGAGGCGATCGTCGCGAAGGAGCTCGGGCTTGCCTATGCCGCCCTGTGTTCCGTCGACAATTACGGCAACGGCGTCGTGGAGACTCCCCTCACCATGGAGACGATCCTCGAGGGCGCGAAGCGGAACCGCGAAACCATGCTGACGATCGTCGGCAAGTTCATCGAAAGGAGCAGGGCATGA
- a CDS encoding outer membrane protein assembly factor BamD, producing the protein MQTNGIGSATANRRGLLAAALLLILAVSVSGCAWWDSIWGKEPRVRPTPEGLYQRGFEHYKKGDYKKAIEVFSRVRDEYPLNPVALMAELGIADAYFENEQYVDASVAYGSFVELHPTNPNVPYAMYQLGMCHYHQMQTIDRDQTETQKARKEFERLIARFPQSKFAIMAEKNLREVKQRLAEHEFYVGEFYYRTKKYDAALKRFELIQREYAGLGLDYKTNRFIEETKLRMREEQDRKSREAQKAEEARKAREAKEAKKAPEKTPEKTPPPGK; encoded by the coding sequence ATGCAGACAAACGGGATCGGAAGCGCCACGGCAAACAGACGCGGGCTGCTCGCGGCGGCCCTCCTCCTCATCCTGGCGGTGTCCGTGAGCGGCTGCGCCTGGTGGGATTCGATCTGGGGCAAGGAGCCCCGGGTCCGGCCGACGCCGGAGGGTCTCTACCAGCGCGGGTTCGAACACTACAAGAAGGGCGACTACAAGAAGGCGATCGAGGTCTTCTCGCGCGTGCGCGACGAGTATCCGCTCAACCCCGTGGCCCTCATGGCGGAGCTGGGCATCGCCGACGCCTACTTCGAGAACGAGCAGTACGTCGATGCCTCGGTGGCCTACGGCAGCTTCGTCGAGCTGCATCCGACGAACCCGAACGTCCCCTACGCCATGTATCAGCTCGGCATGTGCCACTATCACCAGATGCAGACCATCGACCGGGACCAGACCGAGACGCAGAAGGCCCGCAAGGAGTTCGAGCGGCTCATCGCCCGGTTCCCGCAGAGCAAGTTCGCGATCATGGCCGAGAAGAACCTGCGCGAGGTCAAGCAGCGCCTCGCGGAGCACGAGTTCTACGTCGGCGAGTTCTACTACCGCACCAAGAAATACGACGCGGCGCTCAAGCGCTTCGAGCTCATCCAGCGCGAATACGCCGGCCTGGGGCTGGACTACAAGACGAACCGGTTCATCGAGGAGACGAAGCTCCGGATGCGGGAGGAGCAGGACCGTAAGTCCAGAGAGGCACAGAAGGCCGAAGAGGCCCGAAAGGCGAGGGAAGCGAAGGAAGCCAAGAAGGCGCCGGAGAAGACCCCGGAGAAGACCCCGCCGCCCGGCAAGTAG
- the trxA gene encoding thioredoxin — protein MSDENVIHLSEGTFDAEVLQSSQPALVDFWAPWCGPCRAIGPILEELAGEYKGRIKVAKVNVDDNKKLAGDHGVMSIPTMILFKDGKVVDKVIGLVPKERLKALLDKAL, from the coding sequence ATGAGCGATGAAAACGTCATCCACCTCAGCGAAGGAACCTTCGACGCCGAGGTCTTGCAGTCCAGCCAGCCGGCCCTGGTCGACTTCTGGGCCCCCTGGTGCGGGCCCTGCCGGGCCATCGGCCCGATTCTCGAGGAACTGGCCGGGGAGTACAAGGGCCGGATCAAGGTGGCCAAGGTCAACGTCGACGACAACAAGAAGCTGGCCGGCGATCACGGGGTGATGAGCATCCCCACGATGATCCTGTTCAAGGACGGGAAGGTCGTGGACAAGGTCATCGGGCTCGTGCCGAAGGAGAGGCTCAAGGCCCTGCTGGACAAGGCCCTGTAA
- a CDS encoding phenylacetate--CoA ligase, with product MYWEKELETMPRENLEALQLERLKATLRQAAKSPHYGRVYKETGFSPDDFRSLADVPRLPLTTKDDLRENWPYGFLAVPREELVRMHSSSGTTGRATVIFHTAKDLDAWTNLVARCMYMTGVRRSDVFQNMMTYGLFTGGLGFHYGAERIGCLVIPAGAGNSKRQIQLMRDFETTVIHIIPSYALHLTAVFEELKVDPRKDTKVRIAFVGAEPHTEKTRRRIEEFYGWKAFNSYGLSEMNGPGVAFECPAQNGLHIWEDNFLVEIIDPDTLKPVPDGEEGELVMTTLAREGMPIIRYRTKDLTRIIPGPCECGRTHRRIERIKGRTDDMMILKGVNIFPIQIEKKLMDIPGVGTNFLIILERKGFNDEMIVKVEVAQEFFDGDLLKLQKLQRRITDELKADILITPKVELVEPGSLPKSEGKAVRVIDNRKD from the coding sequence ATGTACTGGGAAAAAGAACTCGAGACCATGCCGCGGGAAAATCTGGAGGCCCTTCAGCTCGAGCGGCTCAAGGCGACCCTCAGGCAGGCCGCGAAATCCCCCCACTACGGCAGGGTCTACAAAGAGACGGGGTTCAGCCCCGATGATTTCAGGTCGCTGGCCGATGTGCCGAGGCTTCCCCTGACGACCAAGGACGACCTCCGCGAAAACTGGCCCTACGGGTTTCTGGCCGTGCCGCGGGAGGAACTGGTCCGCATGCACTCCTCGTCGGGGACGACGGGCCGGGCGACGGTCATCTTCCACACGGCGAAGGACCTTGATGCCTGGACGAACCTGGTGGCGCGCTGCATGTACATGACGGGCGTGCGCCGCTCCGACGTCTTCCAGAACATGATGACCTACGGGCTCTTCACGGGGGGGCTGGGGTTCCACTACGGGGCGGAGCGGATCGGCTGCCTCGTCATCCCCGCCGGGGCCGGCAACAGCAAAAGGCAGATCCAGCTCATGCGGGATTTCGAGACGACGGTCATCCACATCATCCCGAGCTATGCCCTGCATCTGACCGCCGTCTTCGAGGAGCTCAAGGTCGACCCCCGGAAGGACACGAAGGTGCGGATCGCCTTTGTCGGGGCGGAGCCGCACACGGAAAAGACCCGCAGGAGGATCGAGGAATTCTACGGATGGAAGGCCTTCAACTCCTACGGCCTCTCCGAGATGAACGGGCCCGGCGTGGCCTTCGAGTGCCCGGCGCAGAACGGCCTGCACATCTGGGAGGACAACTTCCTCGTCGAGATCATCGACCCCGACACCCTGAAGCCCGTTCCGGACGGCGAGGAGGGCGAGCTGGTCATGACGACGCTTGCGCGCGAGGGGATGCCGATCATCCGCTACCGCACGAAGGACCTCACCCGGATCATCCCGGGGCCCTGCGAGTGCGGCCGGACCCACCGGCGCATCGAGCGCATCAAGGGCCGCACCGACGACATGATGATCCTCAAGGGGGTCAACATCTTCCCCATCCAGATCGAGAAGAAACTCATGGACATCCCCGGCGTGGGGACGAACTTCCTGATCATCCTGGAGCGCAAGGGGTTCAACGACGAGATGATCGTCAAGGTCGAGGTGGCGCAGGAGTTCTTCGACGGGGACCTGCTGAAGCTGCAGAAGCTCCAGCGACGGATCACGGACGAGCTCAAGGCCGACATCCTGATCACCCCGAAGGTCGAGCTCGTCGAGCCGGGAAGCCTCCCCAAGTCGGAGGGGAAGGCGGTGCGGGTGATCGACAACCGGAAGGACTGA
- a CDS encoding ACT domain-containing protein: MTVHQISVFAENKPGQLARLTGILSRAKVNIRATTIATTATFGVINLIVDDPQKAIKAIKKDGMMVTTKEVIAVIIEDKPGGLDKLTQMLFKENINVNNAYGFVLDSWKTAVFVVEVDDIAKAQRLIEKAGFKTLDDDALSAVEPFHYVKY; the protein is encoded by the coding sequence ATGACCGTGCATCAGATCTCCGTTTTCGCAGAGAACAAGCCCGGGCAGCTGGCGAGGCTGACCGGGATCCTGAGCAGGGCGAAGGTGAACATCCGGGCCACGACGATCGCCACGACGGCCACCTTCGGCGTCATCAACCTCATCGTGGACGACCCGCAGAAGGCCATCAAGGCGATCAAGAAGGACGGGATGATGGTGACGACCAAGGAGGTCATCGCCGTCATCATCGAGGACAAGCCGGGCGGCCTCGACAAGCTCACGCAGATGCTCTTCAAGGAGAACATCAACGTCAACAACGCCTACGGCTTCGTCCTCGACAGCTGGAAGACGGCGGTCTTCGTCGTCGAGGTGGATGACATCGCGAAGGCCCAGAGGCTGATCGAGAAGGCCGGGTTCAAGACGCTCGACGACGACGCCCTCTCGGCGGTCGAGCCGTTTCACTATGTAAAATATTAG
- a CDS encoding transposase — protein MPRTARRLEGGLIYHVINRGNDGKTVFHKRADYASFLDLMVTAKERCPLKLFAFCLMPNHFHFVVSPDDGDMLSSWMQWLMTTHVRRYNQHYERCGHLWQGRFKNFPVQDDEYLLVLMRYVEGNPVRSGLVSTARDWPWSSHGENAGDLPRHLTDPCPRVLPQNWTRYVDTPWSGSTLEDIRKCVNRQRPFGATDWKTEISRKLDLKSTARPRGRPRK, from the coding sequence ATGCCGAGAACCGCGAGGAGACTGGAGGGCGGACTGATCTATCATGTCATCAACCGCGGGAACGACGGAAAGACCGTGTTTCACAAGAGAGCCGATTATGCGAGTTTTCTGGATTTGATGGTTACGGCGAAAGAGCGCTGTCCGCTAAAGCTATTTGCCTTTTGCCTCATGCCGAATCATTTTCATTTCGTCGTCTCGCCTGACGATGGGGACATGCTGAGTTCCTGGATGCAGTGGTTGATGACGACACACGTCCGTCGTTATAATCAGCACTACGAACGATGCGGGCATCTCTGGCAGGGAAGATTCAAGAACTTCCCCGTTCAGGACGATGAGTATCTGCTCGTTCTGATGCGGTACGTGGAAGGCAACCCCGTTCGTTCCGGGCTGGTTTCGACTGCGCGGGACTGGCCATGGTCCTCCCACGGAGAGAATGCTGGGGACTTGCCGAGACACTTGACGGACCCGTGCCCACGGGTCCTGCCGCAGAACTGGACGCGGTACGTCGACACCCCCTGGTCGGGTTCGACGCTCGAAGACATCAGAAAGTGCGTGAACCGTCAAAGACCCTTCGGAGCGACCGACTGGAAAACAGAAATCAGCCGGAAACTCGATCTGAAGTCGACAGCCAGGCCAAGAGGGCGACCCAGAAAATAA
- a CDS encoding arylesterase, protein MKLVKTGAVALAVILTVYLGYRQLSPPPPVKNARPAGENIICFGDSLTYGTGASQGMDYPSQLSRRIGRPVINAGIPGDTTDTALARLERDVLDRSPCIVLITLGGNDLKNRQDRDRAFRNLKAIITAIQGRGALVIVGGLDVPVWGRGFQEQYRKVCEETGAVLVPDILKGLLGNPGKMSDAIHPNDAGYGIMAGYFYEALKPYL, encoded by the coding sequence ATGAAGCTCGTCAAAACCGGCGCCGTCGCACTGGCGGTCATCCTCACCGTCTATCTCGGGTACCGCCAGCTCTCGCCTCCCCCGCCCGTGAAGAACGCAAGGCCGGCGGGCGAGAACATCATCTGCTTCGGCGACAGCCTCACCTACGGCACGGGCGCCTCGCAGGGCATGGACTACCCCTCCCAGCTCTCGCGGCGCATCGGCCGTCCCGTCATCAACGCGGGCATCCCCGGCGACACGACGGACACCGCGCTGGCGAGGCTCGAGCGCGATGTCCTCGACCGCTCGCCGTGCATCGTCCTGATCACCCTCGGGGGAAACGACCTGAAAAACCGGCAGGACCGCGACCGGGCCTTCAGGAACCTCAAGGCGATCATCACGGCCATCCAGGGCCGGGGGGCCCTCGTCATCGTGGGGGGGCTCGACGTCCCCGTCTGGGGAAGGGGGTTCCAGGAGCAGTACCGGAAGGTCTGCGAAGAGACGGGGGCCGTGCTGGTGCCCGACATCCTGAAGGGCCTGCTCGGCAACCCCGGGAAGATGAGCGACGCCATCCACCCCAACGATGCGGGCTACGGCATCATGGCAGGGTATTTTTACGAAGCGCTCAAGCCGTACCTCTGA
- a CDS encoding cob(I)yrinic acid a,c-diamide adenosyltransferase, translating into MKFSKKGDTGETSLLGGQRIPKFDPRPEAYGTLDEASSVLGVARGMTGNPRIKEIILQVQKDLLVMGAEMSTLPEDMGKLAQRIGKADVDRVEDLIDRLQEEVPFPREFVYPGKNAVSAQIDVGRTVIRRAERRAAELKHKGLLNSPEIHQYLNRLADMLFTLARYAEEKG; encoded by the coding sequence ATGAAGTTCTCGAAGAAGGGCGACACGGGAGAGACCAGTCTTCTGGGCGGTCAGCGGATCCCCAAGTTTGATCCCCGGCCGGAGGCCTACGGGACGCTCGACGAGGCCAGTTCCGTCCTCGGGGTGGCGCGGGGGATGACGGGCAACCCCCGGATCAAGGAGATCATCCTGCAGGTCCAGAAGGACCTCCTCGTCATGGGCGCCGAGATGTCGACCCTTCCCGAGGACATGGGCAAGCTCGCGCAGCGGATCGGCAAGGCCGACGTGGACCGCGTCGAGGACCTCATCGACAGGCTCCAGGAGGAGGTCCCCTTCCCGCGCGAGTTCGTCTACCCGGGCAAGAACGCCGTCTCCGCGCAGATCGACGTGGGCCGGACGGTCATCCGCCGGGCCGAGCGCCGGGCGGCGGAGCTCAAGCACAAGGGGCTTCTCAACAGCCCCGAGATCCACCAGTACCTGAACCGGCTCGCCGACATGCTCTTCACCCTGGCCCGCTACGCGGAGGAAAAAGGATAA
- a CDS encoding AAA family ATPase, which yields MTHPKLVEAMSRPGFYPHRPPSVELVQTHISFVFIAGDRVYKVKKAVDFGFLDFTTLEKRKRFCEEELRLNRRLAPEAYLEVAAIGEDAGGTPALGVGRPVEYAVVMRRLPQDRMLKRLLAEGKVPPETMDAVAAKVSDFHRRAETGGRIDEMGGIETILYNHDENFEQTARYIGLTIPRERYEFLRGWVNRFLERERPLFEKRVAEHRIRDCHGDLHAEHICLADGIIIFDCIEFNERFRFGDVAAEAAFLAMDLDYNGYPGHARAFVDAYVRHSGDGEVRRLLDFYRCYYAYVRGKVTSFRLDDPHIGPAQREEAARAASRYFDLAFAYAARPAKKTLILVAGLMGTGKSVLARALAPLVGADIVQTDAVRKEMLRIPASEHRYEAFGQGIYSADVSRRTYARALEIALEKLETAGAVILDGSYKSREERSRAFEAARRAGAEAILVECTCPEAIVEERLRKRESGGGDISDGRWEIFQAQKGDFERIDEIPGESHLVADTSGEAERTAFAVLQRLSERG from the coding sequence ATGACCCACCCCAAGCTCGTCGAGGCCATGTCCAGACCGGGTTTCTACCCGCACCGGCCCCCGTCGGTGGAACTCGTTCAGACGCACATCTCCTTCGTCTTCATCGCGGGGGACCGGGTCTACAAGGTGAAGAAGGCCGTCGACTTCGGGTTTCTCGACTTCACGACGCTCGAAAAGAGAAAGCGCTTCTGCGAGGAGGAGCTGCGGCTCAACCGGCGGCTGGCGCCGGAGGCCTACCTGGAGGTGGCCGCCATCGGGGAGGACGCCGGGGGGACCCCCGCCCTCGGGGTCGGGCGGCCCGTGGAGTACGCCGTCGTGATGCGAAGGCTCCCCCAGGACAGGATGCTGAAGAGGCTCCTGGCCGAGGGCAAGGTCCCGCCGGAGACCATGGACGCCGTCGCGGCGAAGGTGTCCGATTTCCACCGGCGGGCCGAGACGGGCGGCCGGATCGACGAGATGGGCGGGATCGAGACGATCCTGTACAACCACGACGAGAACTTCGAGCAGACGGCCCGCTACATCGGCCTGACGATCCCCCGCGAGCGCTACGAATTCCTGCGGGGCTGGGTCAACCGCTTCCTCGAGCGGGAGCGGCCGCTGTTCGAAAAGCGCGTGGCGGAGCACCGGATCCGCGACTGCCACGGCGACCTCCACGCCGAGCACATCTGCCTGGCCGACGGCATCATCATCTTCGACTGCATCGAGTTCAACGAGCGATTCCGCTTCGGCGACGTGGCGGCCGAGGCGGCCTTCCTTGCCATGGACCTCGATTACAACGGCTACCCCGGCCATGCGCGTGCCTTCGTCGATGCCTACGTCCGCCACAGCGGCGACGGGGAGGTCCGGCGCCTGCTCGATTTCTACCGCTGCTACTACGCCTACGTGCGGGGAAAGGTGACGAGCTTCCGCCTCGACGACCCGCACATCGGACCCGCCCAGCGGGAGGAAGCCGCCCGGGCGGCATCCCGGTATTTCGACCTGGCCTTCGCCTACGCGGCGCGGCCCGCGAAGAAGACGCTGATCCTCGTGGCCGGCCTCATGGGGACGGGCAAGAGCGTCCTCGCCCGCGCGCTGGCCCCCCTGGTCGGGGCGGACATCGTCCAGACCGACGCCGTGCGGAAGGAGATGCTCCGTATTCCGGCCTCGGAGCACCGCTACGAGGCGTTCGGGCAGGGGATCTACTCGGCGGACGTCTCGCGCAGGACCTACGCGCGGGCCCTCGAGATCGCCTTGGAGAAACTCGAGACCGCCGGCGCCGTCATCCTCGACGGCTCCTACAAGAGCCGCGAGGAGCGCTCGCGGGCCTTCGAGGCGGCACGCCGGGCCGGCGCCGAGGCGATCCTCGTGGAGTGCACCTGCCCCGAGGCGATTGTCGAGGAGCGGTTGCGAAAGCGGGAATCGGGCGGCGGGGACATCTCGGACGGGCGCTGGGAGATCTTCCAGGCCCAGAAAGGGGATTTCGAGCGGATCGACGAGATCCCCGGGGAATCGCATCTCGTGGCGGACACGTCGGGGGAGGCGGAGAGGACCGCCTTCGCCGTGCTGCAGCGCCTGTCGGAGCGCGGCTGA
- a CDS encoding iron-containing alcohol dehydrogenase, translated as MQNFVFENPTKIIFGKGSIAKIGPEVKRFGGRVLMVYGMGSVRASGVYEQVLNSLKEAGVDVVELPGVKSNPLLSKAKEGIALARAKQVDAVLAVGGGSVIDTAKTIAAGVKADHDPWEFFVYTKLVKDALPVLVVLTMSASASEMNAAAVITNDETRQKFSVRSPLIQPKTSILDPEVLYTVTPAYTAYSAVDIVTHMLEGYFTNTEPGESPLQDRMVYAFMKTIMEAAEKSLADPRDYDARANFMWSGTLAFNGLTTAGMGIVGFPVHMIEHSLSALYDIAHGAGLSIVLPGWMTWSAKKKPARFARLAREFFGAAETDDAKAAAAGIAALRGWFSTIKSPVSLKEGGIPEDDIGKIADNAVELAKTWRLKDYTREVIVDVLNHCR; from the coding sequence ATGCAGAACTTCGTTTTCGAGAACCCCACGAAGATCATTTTCGGGAAAGGCTCCATCGCCAAGATCGGGCCCGAGGTCAAGCGCTTCGGCGGCCGGGTGCTCATGGTCTACGGGATGGGGAGCGTGCGGGCAAGCGGCGTCTACGAGCAGGTCCTGAACTCCCTCAAGGAGGCGGGCGTCGACGTCGTCGAGCTCCCCGGCGTGAAGTCCAACCCCCTGCTCTCCAAGGCGAAGGAAGGCATCGCCCTGGCTCGCGCGAAGCAGGTCGACGCGGTGCTCGCCGTGGGCGGCGGCAGCGTCATCGACACCGCCAAGACAATCGCCGCCGGCGTGAAGGCGGATCACGACCCCTGGGAGTTCTTCGTCTACACGAAACTCGTGAAGGATGCCCTGCCCGTCCTCGTCGTCCTGACCATGTCGGCCAGCGCCTCGGAGATGAATGCCGCAGCCGTCATCACGAACGACGAGACGCGCCAGAAGTTCAGCGTCCGCTCACCCCTGATCCAGCCGAAGACGTCGATTCTCGACCCGGAGGTCCTCTACACCGTCACGCCGGCCTACACGGCCTACAGCGCCGTCGACATCGTCACGCACATGCTCGAGGGCTACTTCACCAACACGGAGCCCGGCGAGAGCCCCCTGCAGGACCGGATGGTCTACGCCTTCATGAAAACGATCATGGAGGCCGCGGAGAAGTCGCTCGCCGATCCCCGCGACTACGACGCGCGGGCGAACTTCATGTGGTCGGGGACGCTCGCCTTCAACGGCCTGACGACGGCAGGCATGGGGATCGTGGGGTTCCCCGTGCACATGATCGAGCACTCGCTGTCGGCCCTCTACGACATCGCCCACGGTGCGGGCCTCTCGATCGTGCTGCCGGGCTGGATGACCTGGTCGGCGAAAAAGAAGCCGGCCCGTTTCGCCCGTCTCGCGAGGGAGTTCTTCGGGGCGGCCGAGACGGACGACGCAAAGGCGGCCGCGGCGGGCATCGCAGCGCTCAGGGGCTGGTTCAGCACGATCAAGAGCCCCGTGTCCCTGAAGGAAGGGGGCATTCCCGAGGACGACATCGGGAAGATCGCCGACAACGCCGTCGAACTCGCAAAGACCTGGAGGCTCAAGGACTACACGAGGGAGGTCATCGTCGACGTCCTGAACCACTGCCGCTGA
- a CDS encoding enoyl-CoA hydratase has product MAYQNLEIAIEDHVATVTMARTESMNALSLAFSAEIAQAFRDLGANDEVRVIILASRAKAFCAGLDLKEFAAAGLKGSAKSSLEFPEKLRALFESCDGIEACPKPVIAAVNGMCIGGGLDIVSACDIRLCTEDASFSLREAAIGLVADMGVLQRLPHVIGQGFTREMAFTARFYTAKEAQAMGLVNAVYPDGAAMMAGARKLALEIAANAPLAVQATKEVLNASRHLPVADGMSLAKHKNMVLMLSQDLREAFVSFMEKRKPDFKGK; this is encoded by the coding sequence ATGGCCTATCAGAATCTGGAAATTGCCATCGAAGACCATGTCGCCACGGTGACCATGGCGAGAACGGAGAGCATGAACGCCCTGAGCCTGGCCTTCTCGGCCGAGATCGCGCAGGCCTTCCGCGACCTGGGCGCGAACGACGAGGTCCGTGTGATCATCCTGGCAAGCCGGGCCAAGGCCTTCTGCGCCGGTCTCGACCTCAAGGAATTCGCGGCCGCCGGACTGAAGGGCTCCGCCAAGTCGAGCCTGGAGTTCCCCGAAAAGCTCCGCGCCCTCTTCGAGAGCTGCGACGGCATCGAGGCCTGCCCCAAGCCCGTGATTGCCGCCGTCAACGGCATGTGCATCGGCGGGGGCCTGGACATCGTCTCGGCCTGCGACATCCGGCTCTGCACCGAGGACGCCTCGTTTTCCCTGCGCGAGGCCGCCATCGGGCTGGTGGCCGACATGGGCGTGCTGCAGAGGCTGCCCCACGTCATCGGCCAGGGGTTCACGAGGGAGATGGCCTTCACGGCGCGGTTCTACACGGCGAAGGAGGCGCAGGCGATGGGCCTCGTCAATGCCGTCTACCCCGACGGGGCCGCCATGATGGCGGGTGCCAGGAAACTGGCGCTCGAGATTGCGGCCAACGCCCCCTTGGCCGTGCAGGCGACAAAGGAGGTCCTCAACGCGAGCCGCCACCTCCCGGTAGCCGACGGGATGTCGCTTGCCAAGCACAAGAACATGGTCCTCATGCTTTCGCAGGACCTCAGAGAGGCCTTTGTCTCCTTCATGGAGAAGCGCAAGCCGGACTTCAAGGGAAAGTAG